The Oenanthe melanoleuca isolate GR-GAL-2019-014 chromosome 15, OMel1.0, whole genome shotgun sequence genome contains a region encoding:
- the UPB1 gene encoding beta-ureidopropionase, protein MAGELESLESCLERHIPPAELAEVKRLLYGGEARKLDLPTAALSAAQEKDFELQGYGFEAAPEQLRRPRVVRVGLIQNKIPLPTDTAVAVQVAALHRRIEEMVGVAAMCGVNIVCFQEAWTMPFAFCTREKLPWTEFAESAEDGPTTKFCQELAKKYNMVVVSPILERDELHGGVLWNTAVVISNSGALLGKSRKNHIPRVGDFNESTYYMEGNTGHPVFQTQFGTIAVNICYGRHHPLNWLMYSMNGAEIIFNPSATIGTLSEALWPIEARNAAIANHCFTCPINRVGTEYYKNAFTSGDGGKAHHELGHFYGSSYVAAPDGSRTPGLSRTQDGLLVAEMDLNLCRQVSDKWNFKMTGRYEMYAEKLAEAIQPFFIPNIIKE, encoded by the exons ATGGCGGGAGAGCTGGAGTCGCTGGAGTCGTGCCTGGAGCGGCACATCCCGCCCGCGGAACTCGCCGAGGTGAAGCGGCTCCTCTATGGGGGCGAGGCCAG AAAACTTGATTTGCCAACTGCTGCACTGtcagcagctcaggaaaaagaTTTTGAACTGCAGGGCTATGGATTTGAAGCTGCTCCGGAGCAATTGAGAAGGCCACGTGTTGTTCGAGTGGGGCTGATACAGAATAAAATTCCTCTTCCCACTGACACAGCAGTGGCAGTCCAG gtggctgctctgcacagacgCATCGAGGAGATGGTGGGAGTGGCTGCAATGTGTGGGGTCAACATTGTGTGTTTCCAGGAGGCTTGGA CCATGCCCTTTGCTTTTTGTACAAGAGAGAAACTTCCTTGGACTGAATTTGCTGAGTCAGCAGAGGATGGGCCAACAACAAAATTCTGTCAAGAG CTTGCAAAGAAGTACAATATGGTTGTGGTGTCTCCAATCCTGGAGAGAGATGAACTGCATGGTGGAGTTCTGTGGAATACTGCAGTGGTCATTTCTAATTCTGGAGCACTCCTTggaaaaagtaggaaaaatCACATTCCAAGGGTTGGAGATTTCAATGAG tCTACTTACTATATGGAAGGTAACACAGGACACCCAGTGTTTCAGACACAGTTTGGGACAATTGCTGTGAACATCTGCTATGGGCGCCACCACCCTCTGAACTGGCTCATGTATAGCATGAATGGAGCAGAGATCATCTTTAACCCTTCAGCCACTATTGGGACACTCAG CGAGGCGCTGTGGCCCATCGAAGCCAGGAACGCTGCCATAGCCAATCACTGCTTCACCTGTCCCATCAACAGAGTAGGAACG GAATACTACAAAAACGCTTTTACTTCTGGAGATGGTGGGAAAG CACACCACGAGCTGGGCCATTTCTACGGCTCGAGTTACGTAGCTGCGCCCGACGGCAGCAGGACCCCGGGGCTCTCCCGCACTCAGGACgggctgctggtggcagagaTGGACCTCAACCTCTGCAGGCAAGTCAGTGACAAATGGAATTTTAAG atgacTGGTAGATATGAAATGTATGCAGAAAAGCTTGCTGAAGCAATCCAGCCTTTCTTTATACCCAATATCATCAAAGAGTGA